Proteins from one Bacteroides zhangwenhongii genomic window:
- a CDS encoding SusC/RagA family TonB-linked outer membrane protein, translating into MNKIIISIFILLWVAAGAMAQTATVTGTVTDDMGPVIGATVTVQGTSIGATTDLDGKFTLTSVPNVAKAVLIVRYVGMEEAKEPLKGRTSNINIHMKEAVGMLDDVVVIGYGTQKRGNLTGSIASVSGKILEKVQTTSAAEAIVGKLPGVQVTAVDGSPDAEIKILVRGGGSITQDNSPLIILDGFEVSSLNDVPPTDIESIEVLKDAASTAIYGARGANGVILVTTKRPVEGRVVISLNTYVQTKELSNKLDVMDPYEFVLMQYENARQKSSNPTAFNNKYGHAYEHYIYQGNAGTDWQDEVFGSNPVAKYVDLSVNGGTEKAKYKLSFIHQDQPSVMVGNGLKQNNMNASFNFKPFKFLTLEYRTRLLHKEVDGSGTEGVSLLTALREKPTTGLDEYMTLPEDDTYFDPDQLEEVTRFNPKEESERNYKKRINKSLNTMGAVTWDIMKGMTFRSEFGFENNSEEQRRFWGMETSKARSNNNQPVAEWSMKQGTKWQLTNVWNYNFMLKEAHDIRLMLGQEIKHNQTTTKTYSTRFFPENITAEKVFDNLSLGTPYENSSSAASPSRISSFFGRINYSYNDKYLATVTLRADGSSKFAKGNRWGFFPAGALAWRISNEDFLKDNQVVSNLKLRLSYGTSGNDRIDADLYQKLYRVNSSRPAGWGEVSHYYYEFYNSKYVYNPDVKWETTITRNIGLDFGFFKERLSGTIDVYWNTVKDLLVPSDIPGYTGYTKLMTNVGQTSNRGIELQLNAWLVETKDFSLNATFNIGHNKNKIDKLASGEKEWILTSAWRNDVVNSDDYRAYVGGTSGLIYGYVNDGFYTVADFESFDSKSRTWKLKEGVVDSSPLSDTPRPGNAKFKKLTPVDPNSTNPYQLTEADRTVIGNTTPKFSGGFGLNATYKGFDMSMFFNFMYDFDVLNANKIMLTTWADNKENNFLMDIASDKRWRNFDDMGNEIRYSPEVLAEFNKNATMWNPTSIGRPICMSYAVEDGSFLRLNSATLGYTLPSVWTKKVGLSKVRFYVSGNNLFTLTGYSGYDPEVNIATGLTPNIDYNRYPRSRTYTFGAQLTF; encoded by the coding sequence ATGAATAAAATAATCATAAGCATATTTATCCTGCTGTGGGTAGCAGCGGGTGCTATGGCACAGACTGCTACCGTGACCGGTACGGTGACCGACGACATGGGGCCGGTAATTGGCGCCACAGTAACGGTGCAAGGCACTTCAATAGGTGCAACGACCGATTTGGATGGTAAATTTACATTGACCAGTGTGCCCAATGTAGCCAAGGCCGTGTTGATAGTTCGCTATGTAGGTATGGAAGAAGCAAAAGAACCGTTGAAAGGACGTACCTCGAACATTAATATCCACATGAAAGAAGCTGTCGGAATGTTGGACGACGTAGTCGTAATCGGCTATGGTACGCAGAAAAGAGGTAATCTTACCGGTTCTATCGCCAGTGTATCCGGCAAGATATTGGAGAAAGTACAGACCACTTCTGCTGCTGAAGCCATCGTCGGTAAACTGCCGGGTGTGCAGGTGACAGCTGTAGACGGTTCGCCGGATGCTGAAATTAAGATTTTGGTACGTGGTGGCGGTTCTATTACACAAGATAACAGTCCGCTTATCATATTGGACGGATTTGAAGTAAGCAGTCTGAACGATGTTCCACCTACCGATATTGAATCTATCGAGGTATTGAAAGATGCGGCTTCCACAGCTATCTATGGTGCGCGTGGTGCCAACGGTGTAATCTTGGTGACAACCAAACGTCCTGTTGAAGGACGGGTTGTCATTAGCCTGAACACTTATGTGCAGACCAAAGAACTTTCCAACAAACTGGATGTGATGGACCCTTACGAATTTGTATTGATGCAATATGAAAATGCGCGCCAGAAAAGCTCTAATCCTACAGCTTTTAATAATAAGTATGGACATGCTTACGAACACTACATCTATCAGGGAAATGCCGGAACTGACTGGCAGGACGAGGTATTCGGTTCCAATCCGGTGGCCAAATATGTAGACCTTAGTGTGAATGGTGGTACGGAGAAAGCCAAATATAAACTATCCTTTATCCATCAGGACCAACCGAGTGTGATGGTAGGCAACGGACTGAAACAAAACAATATGAACGCTTCTTTCAACTTCAAACCTTTTAAATTCCTGACATTGGAATACCGCACGCGTTTGTTGCATAAGGAAGTAGATGGATCCGGTACGGAAGGCGTTAGTCTGCTGACCGCTTTGCGTGAAAAACCTACTACCGGTTTGGATGAGTACATGACGCTTCCCGAAGATGATACCTATTTCGATCCCGACCAACTGGAAGAGGTAACCCGTTTCAATCCGAAAGAAGAATCGGAACGGAATTACAAAAAGAGAATCAACAAGTCGCTCAATACGATGGGAGCCGTGACCTGGGATATTATGAAGGGTATGACTTTCCGTAGTGAATTTGGTTTCGAGAATAACTCTGAAGAACAACGCCGTTTCTGGGGTATGGAGACTAGTAAAGCTCGTAGCAACAATAACCAGCCGGTGGCGGAATGGAGCATGAAACAAGGTACCAAGTGGCAGCTTACCAACGTGTGGAACTACAACTTTATGCTAAAAGAAGCACATGATATCCGTCTGATGTTGGGACAGGAAATCAAGCATAACCAGACTACTACCAAAACTTACTCTACCCGTTTTTTTCCGGAAAATATCACGGCAGAAAAGGTCTTTGATAATTTGTCGCTGGGTACTCCTTACGAGAACTCCTCGTCAGCGGCCTCTCCCTCGCGTATTTCTTCATTCTTTGGCCGTATCAACTATAGCTATAATGATAAATACCTCGCTACAGTAACGCTACGTGCCGATGGCTCTTCCAAGTTTGCCAAAGGTAACCGCTGGGGATTCTTCCCGGCAGGAGCGTTGGCATGGCGTATCTCTAACGAGGACTTTTTGAAAGATAATCAGGTCGTATCCAACTTAAAGTTGAGATTAAGCTACGGTACTTCCGGTAATGACCGCATCGATGCCGACCTTTATCAGAAATTGTATAGGGTAAACAGTTCCCGTCCTGCCGGCTGGGGAGAAGTCAGCCATTATTATTATGAGTTTTATAACTCTAAATATGTGTACAATCCTGATGTGAAATGGGAAACCACCATCACACGTAACATTGGTCTTGACTTCGGTTTCTTTAAAGAACGCCTTAGCGGTACGATTGATGTGTACTGGAATACAGTCAAAGATTTGCTGGTGCCTTCGGATATTCCAGGTTACACAGGCTACACTAAACTGATGACCAATGTGGGACAGACATCCAATCGGGGTATAGAACTTCAACTGAATGCCTGGCTGGTAGAAACGAAAGACTTCTCACTGAACGCCACATTCAATATCGGTCATAATAAAAACAAGATTGATAAACTGGCAAGTGGTGAAAAAGAATGGATTCTCACTTCGGCCTGGAGAAATGATGTCGTGAACTCTGATGATTATCGTGCCTATGTGGGTGGTACCAGTGGTTTGATTTACGGTTATGTCAATGATGGATTCTATACCGTAGCTGATTTTGAATCCTTCGACTCCAAATCCAGAACATGGAAACTGAAAGAAGGAGTGGTAGATTCAAGTCCATTGTCCGATACTCCGCGTCCCGGTAATGCCAAGTTCAAGAAACTCACTCCGGTAGATCCCAACAGCACCAATCCTTATCAGCTGACAGAAGCCGACCGTACTGTAATAGGTAACACCACTCCGAAATTCTCGGGAGGTTTTGGTCTGAATGCTACTTATAAAGGATTTGATATGAGTATGTTCTTCAACTTTATGTATGATTTTGATGTACTGAATGCCAACAAAATTATGCTGACCACTTGGGCGGACAATAAAGAGAACAACTTCCTGATGGACATCGCTTCGGATAAACGCTGGCGTAACTTCGACGACATGGGTAATGAGATCCGTTACAGTCCGGAAGTACTGGCAGAATTCAATAAGAATGCTACCATGTGGAATCCCACTTCCATCGGACGCCCCATCTGTATGTCGTATGCCGTGGAAGACGGTTCATTCCTGCGTCTTAATTCAGCTACCCTCGGTTACACCTTACCAAGTGTGTGGACGAAGAAAGTCGGTTTGAGTAAAGTGCGTTTCTATGTATCGGGCAATAATCTGTTTACCCTTACCGGATATAGCGGTTATGATCCGGAGGTGAACATCGCTACCGGTTTGACACCGAACATTGATTATAACCGTTATCCGCGTAGCCGTACCTATACATTTGGTGCACAGTTGACTTTTTAA
- a CDS encoding BACON domain-containing protein yields MRYFLFILLAGLLSACSSDDESNAGAIAAKLEVSKNEVKLSNVDGSFTINVTATSTWTAEVTSTGDWLTISKSSGEGNGDLRLFFTENTDGPKRTGTVKVSMSGAGSTLEQEISVEQLGADPDILFDCSSDPLSFREGTFTCKVVANVEWELQIAEEYDWIRLKETTPRTRSFVTDEVIFAVDANTNKTRTAVLVFKSIGEYTLQRVLKVTQDGVSGAVTIEQDEYIIPYKCPKLVISAPQGENPVDYDAVISESWITQDKKNSTANEVVLNIENNETVFPRTATVEMLDKVITIFQYGKPDTSIGDDHSTSILAFPGAEGGGRFTTGGRGGEIYRVTTLADYNKNETPIEGSLRYGIEKSNQPRTIIFDVSGIIELKRGLYLNEFPNLSIIGQTAPGDGITLKNYNFTFNLSKDPAIGAGSSLNAIVRFLRCRPGDQFADYGEDAIGGRYFKDAIIDHITAGWSVDETLTFYGVQNFTAQWCIASESMNLSNHAKGAHGYGAMFSGDNASFHHILLAHHGSRCPRISDLSAPGTQADYDFTGYFDVRNNVYYNWSGRGQGSYGGKYAAFNLTNCYYKPGPATGTNNRSYRILSSDPTARAYINGNYVLGNTGVTADNWTEGVWGQFDSSLGTVPEAEKQAMKMADYQPFSKLTSHTAEQAYDKVLEYAGASLRRDVIDQRIVREVKNGTYTYIGSKPEEDGKAKQPGIIDTVSDTEGYIEVKSLNPWPDTDGDGIPDIWEEAYGLNPNDPSDAQKISSSVDPNGRYPNIEVYFHNLVQHIIYYQNQGGIVMEKK; encoded by the coding sequence ATGAGATATTTTCTATTCATATTGTTGGCTGGATTGTTGAGCGCATGTAGTTCGGACGACGAATCTAATGCGGGTGCAATAGCTGCCAAACTGGAAGTGTCGAAGAATGAGGTGAAGTTGAGTAACGTAGACGGTTCGTTTACAATCAACGTAACGGCTACCTCTACATGGACTGCCGAAGTGACCTCGACAGGCGATTGGTTGACTATATCAAAAAGCTCCGGAGAGGGGAATGGTGATCTCCGTTTGTTTTTTACCGAGAATACAGACGGCCCCAAGCGCACCGGAACAGTAAAAGTATCAATGTCGGGTGCAGGCTCGACATTGGAACAAGAGATTAGCGTAGAGCAACTGGGGGCCGATCCCGATATTTTGTTTGATTGTTCATCAGATCCTTTGTCATTCAGAGAAGGTACATTTACTTGTAAGGTAGTGGCAAATGTGGAATGGGAATTGCAGATAGCAGAAGAATACGACTGGATCAGGTTGAAGGAAACAACTCCCAGAACCCGCAGTTTTGTGACAGACGAAGTAATATTTGCCGTAGATGCTAATACGAACAAAACCAGAACAGCTGTTCTGGTATTCAAATCCATAGGAGAGTACACCTTGCAACGCGTTCTGAAAGTGACACAAGACGGTGTAAGCGGTGCGGTGACAATAGAACAGGATGAGTATATCATTCCTTATAAATGTCCTAAACTGGTTATCTCGGCTCCGCAAGGAGAAAATCCGGTAGATTACGATGCTGTAATATCCGAGAGTTGGATTACGCAGGATAAGAAAAACTCTACTGCCAATGAAGTCGTATTGAATATCGAAAATAATGAAACAGTCTTCCCACGTACAGCAACGGTAGAGATGTTGGATAAGGTAATTACCATCTTCCAATATGGTAAACCGGATACAAGCATCGGTGACGATCATTCTACTTCTATACTCGCTTTCCCGGGTGCCGAAGGTGGCGGTCGTTTTACTACCGGTGGTCGTGGCGGAGAAATCTATCGTGTGACAACGCTGGCAGATTATAATAAAAATGAAACTCCTATTGAAGGTAGCTTGCGCTATGGAATTGAGAAGTCCAACCAACCGCGTACCATCATCTTTGATGTATCCGGTATCATCGAACTGAAAAGAGGGCTGTATCTGAATGAATTTCCTAATTTGAGTATCATTGGGCAGACCGCTCCGGGCGACGGTATCACGTTGAAGAATTACAACTTTACCTTTAATCTTTCTAAAGATCCGGCCATAGGTGCAGGGTCCAGCCTGAATGCTATTGTTCGTTTCTTGCGTTGCCGTCCGGGCGATCAGTTTGCCGATTATGGAGAAGATGCGATTGGCGGACGCTATTTCAAAGATGCCATTATCGACCATATTACAGCTGGATGGAGTGTGGATGAGACACTGACTTTCTATGGCGTGCAGAACTTCACGGCACAATGGTGCATTGCTTCTGAAAGTATGAACTTGTCTAATCATGCCAAGGGTGCTCATGGTTATGGGGCTATGTTCAGTGGAGATAATGCTTCTTTCCACCACATATTGTTGGCACATCACGGTAGCCGCTGCCCGCGTATCTCGGATTTGTCTGCTCCCGGCACACAAGCGGATTATGACTTTACCGGATATTTCGATGTGCGGAATAACGTCTACTACAACTGGAGTGGAAGAGGACAAGGCAGTTACGGCGGAAAGTATGCTGCTTTCAACCTGACCAACTGCTATTATAAACCGGGGCCAGCTACCGGAACAAACAACCGTTCTTACCGTATCCTGTCAAGTGATCCTACTGCCAGAGCTTATATCAATGGCAATTATGTGTTAGGTAACACAGGTGTCACGGCTGATAACTGGACAGAGGGTGTTTGGGGACAATTCGATTCTTCACTGGGTACAGTTCCTGAAGCAGAAAAGCAAGCTATGAAGATGGCAGATTACCAACCTTTCAGCAAACTGACCAGTCACACAGCTGAACAAGCTTACGATAAAGTATTGGAATATGCCGGAGCTTCTTTGCGTAGAGATGTGATAGATCAGCGTATCGTTCGCGAAGTAAAGAATGGTACTTACACCTATATCGGTTCCAAACCCGAAGAAGACGGCAAAGCCAAGCAACCCGGTATCATTGATACAGTATCAGATACTGAAGGTTACATTGAGGTGAAGTCGTTGAATCCCTGGCCTGATACGGATGGTGATGGAATTCCTGATATTTGGGAAGAAGCTTACGGGTTGAATCCTAACGATCCGAGTGATGCACAAAAAATCAGTTCGTCGGTTGATCCTAACGGACGCTATCCGAACATCGAAGTTTATTTCCACAACCTGGTTCAGCACATTATCTATTATCAGAACCAAGGCGGAATAGTAATGGAAAAGAAATAA
- a CDS encoding DUF5123 domain-containing protein has product MRNIFYSLTGIMLLLGITACSEEERYATSVVKEIQLFLDDEPWAVNTGASNKPLFIYTADGEYVANYSSLYCFQLANGSYNIISTTQSDSIPSPKNLKDIVIHQDPTAKTKYAISAPVTYKSPFDEPLSVRMYNRTGVLRLKSTDRKSDKSYSKLRAVVSSPISGYKLSDATFVKAPTDVQREKETTTGGVNYTDDFVLFQTQSEGGTVSVRIDYLDKDNTVVQSKAIDGAFSILPDDTLQVAFALNNADEPVIQDYTVTIASEGWNEEDINPEAPMRIPDGYRYVSPDENLESICKSMLADASVNEVKLFLKAGATYHLGRQTDMPKVLYIMGQLPEDGEEPAYMEMGNMSINCADAIIEAFHFENLKIKVTDDNFFKFKNQAFHVTTFSWKNCEISDLVRTMWYQEVDAPQKQIADKIVIENCRFFGLNSLLSGLFGLSTKQDAPVHNFVFKNSTFHAKNLTKALITGLGSMTGELNVTVENCTFVSMAPAAMTFFDLNPKNTSSFNLIVRNNLFSGVCEAGQGTWFTTRNVSSKTFENNYRTNGFVVANWGVDTAEIPVETALPMETLFKDVAGRDFTITDKNSEVYTNGIGDPHWIK; this is encoded by the coding sequence ATGAGAAATATATTCTATTCACTGACGGGAATAATGCTCCTGTTGGGAATAACAGCTTGTTCGGAAGAAGAACGATATGCCACTTCGGTAGTAAAAGAGATACAACTGTTTCTGGATGACGAACCGTGGGCGGTGAACACAGGTGCCTCTAACAAACCCCTGTTTATCTATACAGCCGATGGTGAGTATGTAGCCAACTATTCGTCGCTTTATTGCTTTCAGTTGGCCAACGGGAGTTATAACATTATTTCTACCACACAATCCGATTCTATTCCCAGTCCGAAGAATCTGAAAGATATTGTGATACATCAGGATCCGACGGCTAAAACAAAATATGCCATTTCGGCACCGGTGACTTATAAATCCCCGTTCGACGAACCGCTTAGTGTGCGTATGTACAATCGTACAGGTGTGCTTCGTCTGAAGTCTACCGATCGTAAATCGGATAAAAGCTACTCGAAATTACGCGCAGTCGTTTCTTCACCGATTTCAGGATATAAACTATCGGATGCTACTTTTGTAAAAGCTCCGACAGATGTGCAACGCGAGAAAGAAACAACAACCGGTGGAGTGAACTACACCGATGACTTTGTGTTGTTCCAAACACAAAGCGAAGGTGGAACAGTGTCCGTGCGTATCGACTATCTGGATAAAGATAATACGGTGGTCCAATCTAAAGCTATCGATGGGGCGTTCTCTATTTTACCTGATGATACTTTGCAAGTAGCGTTTGCATTGAACAATGCAGACGAGCCGGTCATACAGGATTACACTGTTACGATTGCTTCGGAAGGATGGAACGAAGAAGATATCAATCCGGAAGCTCCGATGAGAATTCCTGACGGGTATAGATATGTAAGTCCTGACGAGAATCTGGAATCAATCTGTAAGTCAATGCTGGCAGATGCTTCGGTGAACGAGGTGAAACTTTTCCTGAAAGCGGGAGCTACCTATCACTTGGGTAGGCAGACTGATATGCCAAAAGTCCTCTATATTATGGGACAGTTACCGGAGGATGGTGAAGAACCGGCTTATATGGAAATGGGAAATATGAGTATTAACTGCGCTGATGCGATAATTGAAGCTTTCCATTTTGAGAATCTGAAGATAAAGGTGACAGATGATAACTTCTTCAAGTTTAAGAATCAGGCTTTCCATGTAACTACTTTCTCTTGGAAAAACTGTGAGATAAGTGATTTAGTCCGGACGATGTGGTATCAGGAAGTAGATGCTCCCCAGAAACAGATAGCTGATAAGATCGTGATTGAGAATTGTCGTTTCTTTGGCTTGAATTCACTTTTAAGTGGGTTGTTCGGACTTTCTACCAAGCAAGATGCTCCTGTACATAACTTTGTGTTTAAAAATTCAACGTTCCATGCCAAAAACTTAACAAAAGCATTGATAACAGGTTTGGGGTCGATGACAGGAGAGCTGAATGTAACAGTAGAGAACTGTACATTTGTGAGTATGGCTCCTGCTGCAATGACTTTCTTTGACTTGAATCCGAAGAATACTTCTTCATTCAACCTGATTGTCCGTAATAATCTCTTTAGCGGTGTTTGTGAAGCCGGGCAGGGAACCTGGTTTACTACAAGGAACGTCTCAAGCAAGACTTTCGAGAATAACTATCGCACCAATGGCTTTGTAGTGGCTAACTGGGGAGTCGATACCGCTGAAATACCGGTAGAAACAGCTCTCCCTATGGAGACACTCTTCAAAGATGTGGCTGGTAGAGATTTCACTATTACCGATAAAAACTCCGAAGTATATACTAATGGAATCGGTGACCCGCATTGGATTAAATAA
- a CDS encoding DUF4861 domain-containing protein codes for MKKNLIILAFLLGGFHLSSQAQKQEKTITVEVHNNWSQAKTDAPIVINLHELHADFKIKSAVVMEGTNEVPSQLDDLDKDRKMDELAFVADLPAHGRKTFQVTLSSEKSTKTYPERVYADMFIADHRKGKHQRVQAITVPGSSNIYSMVRPHGPILESELVGYRLYFNEKQTPDIYGKFNKGLEIKESQFYPTDAQLAKGFGDDVLRVFDSCGPGALKGWNGQKATHITPVETRTERIISYGPVRAIAEIEVTGWKYQGTELDMTTRYTLYAGHRDLHIEAFFDEPLDKEVFCTGVQDIVGASKSFSDHKGLVGSWGTDWPVNDTVKYAKETVGLGTCIPQRYVQSEEKDKANFLYTITAPGNNYFQYHTTFTSMKETFGYKTPEAWFAYLRKWKEELAHPVTVKIKGIR; via the coding sequence ATGAAGAAGAATCTTATTATACTTGCTTTCCTTTTAGGAGGTTTCCACTTGTCTTCCCAAGCGCAGAAACAGGAGAAAACCATTACGGTAGAAGTGCATAACAATTGGAGTCAGGCAAAAACAGACGCCCCGATTGTTATCAACCTGCATGAGTTACACGCAGATTTCAAAATCAAATCCGCCGTTGTCATGGAAGGGACGAACGAGGTTCCTTCCCAACTAGACGACTTGGACAAAGACCGTAAGATGGACGAACTGGCTTTCGTCGCCGACCTTCCCGCTCATGGCAGAAAAACATTCCAGGTTACTCTTTCTTCGGAGAAGAGCACGAAGACCTATCCGGAACGGGTATATGCCGATATGTTTATCGCAGACCACCGGAAAGGGAAACATCAGCGGGTGCAGGCAATCACCGTTCCCGGTAGCAGTAATATATATAGTATGGTACGTCCTCACGGTCCGATTCTGGAATCGGAGCTGGTGGGATACCGACTTTACTTTAACGAAAAGCAGACACCGGACATCTATGGGAAATTCAATAAAGGCTTGGAAATCAAAGAATCTCAGTTCTATCCAACGGACGCACAGTTAGCTAAAGGATTCGGTGATGACGTACTTCGCGTGTTCGACAGTTGCGGACCGGGTGCATTGAAAGGCTGGAACGGACAAAAGGCAACGCATATCACTCCGGTAGAAACACGGACGGAGCGTATCATATCCTACGGTCCGGTACGTGCAATTGCAGAAATAGAAGTAACCGGATGGAAATATCAAGGCACGGAATTGGACATGACAACCCGCTACACACTGTATGCCGGACATCGTGACCTTCACATCGAGGCTTTTTTTGACGAACCGCTCGATAAAGAAGTTTTCTGCACGGGTGTACAGGACATCGTAGGCGCTTCCAAGTCCTTCTCCGATCATAAGGGGTTAGTAGGAAGCTGGGGTACGGACTGGCCTGTCAATGATACGGTGAAATATGCCAAAGAAACTGTTGGGCTGGGTACCTGCATTCCGCAACGTTATGTGCAATCGGAGGAAAAAGATAAAGCGAACTTCCTCTATACGATTACCGCTCCGGGAAACAACTATTTCCAATATCATACCACTTTCACTTCGATGAAAGAAACATTCGGATATAAAACTCCGGAAGCTTGGTTTGCCTATCTCCGCAAATGGAAAGAAGAACTGGCACATCCGGTAACTGTAAAAATTAAAGGTATCCGCTAA
- a CDS encoding glycoside hydrolase family 43 protein: MKRLTQTLVLCLLTTFPVLAQSNYVSEVWVSDLGNGKYKNPVLYADYSDPDACRVGDDFYMTSSSFGCLPGLQILHSKDLVNWTFIGAAVPDALAPIQTPERPEHGNRIWAPSIRHHNGEFYIFWGDPDQGAFMVKAKDPKGPWSEPVLVKAGKGIIDTCPLWDEDGKVYLVHAYAGSRAGLKSVITICELNAEATKAITPSRIVFDGHEAHQTCEGPKFYKRNGYYYIFHPAGGVPTGWQVVLRSKNVYGPYEWKTVLAQGNSPVNGPHQGAWVDTPTGEDWFLHFQDVGAYGRIMHLQPMKWINDWPVIGVDKDGDGCGEPVLTYKKPNVGKTYPICTPQESDEFDGYTLSPQWQWHANINEKWAYYAGDKSYMRLYSYPVVQDYKNMWDVANLLLQKTPSDNFTATMKLTFTPNQKNKGERTGLIVMGRDYAGLFLENTDKGLTLSQVECKRADKGKPEQSNASVSLTQNTVYLKVKFKCDGKKIKASEGGHDLLVMCDFSYSLDGKKYQPLGNPFQAREGQWIGTKIGTFCTRPAIVTNDGGWVDVDWFRIAKK; encoded by the coding sequence ATGAAACGACTGACACAGACTCTGGTTCTCTGCCTGCTGACTACCTTCCCTGTTCTGGCACAGAGCAACTATGTATCCGAAGTATGGGTTTCCGATCTTGGAAACGGGAAGTATAAGAATCCGGTACTCTATGCCGATTATTCCGATCCGGACGCTTGCCGTGTAGGCGACGATTTCTATATGACTTCATCCAGTTTCGGCTGTCTGCCCGGACTACAAATACTACATTCCAAAGATTTGGTAAACTGGACGTTCATCGGTGCAGCAGTACCCGACGCGCTTGCTCCTATCCAAACTCCCGAACGTCCCGAACACGGCAACCGTATATGGGCTCCTTCTATCCGCCATCACAATGGTGAGTTTTATATCTTCTGGGGAGATCCCGATCAAGGAGCTTTCATGGTGAAAGCCAAAGATCCGAAAGGCCCATGGAGCGAGCCCGTTTTGGTAAAAGCCGGAAAAGGAATCATCGACACTTGTCCGCTATGGGATGAGGATGGAAAAGTATATCTGGTACACGCATATGCGGGAAGCCGTGCCGGATTAAAAAGTGTCATCACTATCTGCGAACTGAATGCTGAAGCCACAAAGGCCATCACTCCTTCACGCATCGTCTTCGACGGTCATGAGGCCCACCAAACTTGTGAAGGCCCCAAATTCTATAAAAGAAACGGCTATTATTATATTTTCCATCCGGCAGGCGGTGTGCCGACAGGATGGCAAGTGGTGCTACGCTCCAAAAACGTATACGGCCCTTACGAATGGAAAACTGTACTTGCACAAGGTAACTCTCCCGTCAACGGGCCTCATCAAGGCGCATGGGTAGATACGCCTACCGGTGAAGACTGGTTTCTCCACTTTCAGGACGTAGGTGCTTACGGACGTATCATGCACCTGCAACCTATGAAGTGGATAAACGACTGGCCTGTGATCGGGGTAGACAAAGACGGTGACGGGTGCGGTGAACCGGTCCTGACTTACAAGAAGCCTAATGTGGGAAAGACTTATCCTATCTGTACCCCACAGGAAAGTGACGAGTTCGACGGCTACACACTGTCTCCGCAATGGCAATGGCATGCTAATATCAACGAGAAATGGGCCTACTATGCAGGCGACAAGAGTTACATGAGATTATACTCTTACCCTGTCGTACAAGATTACAAGAATATGTGGGATGTAGCTAACCTATTATTACAAAAGACTCCTTCTGACAATTTCACAGCTACGATGAAACTGACCTTCACTCCCAATCAGAAAAACAAAGGTGAACGTACCGGATTGATTGTGATGGGCAGGGATTATGCCGGATTATTCCTAGAAAATACGGATAAGGGACTTACTCTGTCGCAAGTGGAATGCAAAAGAGCCGATAAAGGGAAACCGGAACAGTCGAATGCTTCTGTCAGCCTCACTCAAAACACTGTTTATCTGAAAGTAAAATTCAAATGTGACGGAAAGAAAATCAAAGCCAGCGAAGGCGGACATGACCTTCTTGTCATGTGTGACTTCAGCTATAGTCTTGATGGAAAGAAATATCAACCACTAGGCAATCCTTTTCAAGCAAGGGAAGGACAATGGATCGGTACTAAGATCGGAACATTCTGCACACGTCCGGCTATCGTGACTAATGATGGCGGATGGGTGGATGTGGATTGGTTCCGCATTGCCAAGAAGTAA
- a CDS encoding type II toxin-antitoxin system RelE/ParE family toxin → MNCNIIATSLFKRELKRLSKHYKSMRQDFAGLLESLRREPQQGVDLGRGLHKVRMAISSKGKGKSGGARVITLTVLISETDTNIVLLTIYDKSECENLTDKELTDIVKKSSL, encoded by the coding sequence ATGAACTGTAATATTATAGCTACCTCTTTATTTAAGAGAGAATTGAAAAGATTAAGTAAGCATTATAAATCAATGCGGCAGGATTTTGCCGGTTTACTGGAGTCGTTGAGACGGGAGCCACAGCAAGGGGTGGATTTAGGTAGAGGACTTCATAAAGTGCGTATGGCAATTTCTTCTAAAGGAAAAGGTAAAAGTGGAGGGGCTAGAGTCATCACTCTCACTGTTTTGATATCGGAAACCGATACAAATATTGTCCTTCTGACAATTTATGATAAATCCGAATGTGAGAATCTTACAGATAAGGAACTGACAGATATTGTAAAAAAGAGCAGTCTGTAG